Genomic DNA from Candidatus Nitronereus thalassa:
CTACGATGGCCAACCCAGACCATCCACACGGCCTTCCAACAGCTTGAGGCTCAAGGCCAAATCCTCCAAGGAACTTTTAGAGGTTCAAGCGAGAAACCCGTTGGGGAGGTTGAGTGGTGTGACCGCCGATTACTTGCCCGCATTCATCGGCGAACCGTGGTTTCCCTCCGTCGCGAGATCGAAGCCGTTTCCGCGTCAGACTTTATGCGGTTTCTGTTTCGGTGGCAGCACGTAGCTCCAACCGCCAGACTTCATGGAGAAAACGGTTTGCGTGAGATCTTGCAACAACTTTCGGGATTTGAAGCAGCAGCTTCTGCCTGGGAACCCTATCTACTTGCCAGCCGCATGGGTCGTTATAACCCAGAATTATTAGATTACCATTGCTTACGTGGCAACGTGACTTGGGGGCGCCTCACTCCACCAACAATGGACAATGACCTGACCAGCATCAAACACAAAAAGCGGATCATCCCCACGAGCCTTGCCCCGATTAACGTTTTTCCTCGCGAGGATGCCGAATGGCTACTCACGCTGGCCCGGCATACCCCGAAAGGCACGCAAGCCCTTCTTCCAGGGAAACTTTCTGCGCTCGCGCAAGCGGTCTATTCCTTTCTCTCACAAAGAGGCGCCAGCTTCTTTGGCGACCTCACCCGAGGAACGGGACACCTTCAGGCTGAAATCGAACAGGGTTTGTGGGAATTGGCCAGTGTTGGCATCGTAACAGCAGACGGCTTTGACAATCTCCGTGCTCTTATCGACCCCAAACGTCGTCGTGGAATTGGCCGTCAACAGAAACAACGCCCTCGGAATACTATTGGACGTTGGTCTTTACTCACAATTCATCCTGATGAAAGGGAAAAGGATGAACCAGTGCTCAACCCCACCGAGTCCTGGGCCCGTCAACTTTTGAAACGCTACGGCATTGTGTTCCGAGATTTATTGAAACGTGAATCCCTATCCGTCGCATGGCGGGATTTACTCATGATTTATCGACAATTAGAATTACGTGGAGAAATTAGGGGCGGACGGTTTGTGGCAGGTTTTACGGGTGAACAATTTGGATTACCCGAGGCCGTCGAAGCTCTTCGTGCCGTTCGCAAAGACCCACAAGTAGGCGCCCAGGAAATTCACCTTTCTGGATCGGATCCTCTCAACCTGGTCGGAATTATTCTTCCGGGAGATCGCATCCCCGCCCATCCTTCTCAACAGGTCGTCTACCACAATGGGGTGCCTATTGTTTCCCAAGCACTCTCAGTCGCCTTGGCCTAGAAAGACATGACCGGAAGTTTTTGGCTATAGCCGATGGTTTTCGGCACAAATTTTCCTAAAACTCTGTTTGTATAATTGCTTTTGTTTTTCAAAATGCGTCTCGGCCGTTCGTCCGACATCAGCTCTCCCTGATTGCGTTGACAATGCCGCCGGAAAATTGATAGATACGCAGGTCGGTGTCTATGAATGAATTTTAGCTCGTCAGGGAGGGTTTCTCATGGCTGAAGGGAAAGAACCAGCCAAACGGCAATTCGTCAATTTTAGCTACCATAAGGTCGATCCGGCCTGGCGAAGACTCCCGCAGGATGAACGTGAGGCGGGCAAGCAGGAATTTATTCGTGCCGTTGAGGAGTTTACCGGAAAGGTCATTATCGTCCCCTATACCACGGTTGGCATTCGCGGCGATTGCGATTTCCTTCTGTGGAGAATTTCTTATGACCTAGAACTGTTCCAAGAGCAAATGACCAAGATCCTCTCCAGCGGACTTGGCAAATATCTCACCACCCCCTATTCCTACCTTTCAATGACCAAGCGGTCGGTATATGTTGATAACCATGTCCATGAAGGCCAGGATAGTCGACGTTTAAAAATCACCCCTGGGCGAAGCAAGTATATTTTCGTCTACCCCTTCGAGAAGACACGGGAATGGTATTTGCTCACCAAGGCTGCCCGACAAGGGATGATGGATGAACATATCGAGATTGGACACAAATACCCCTCGGTAAAATTGAATACCACCTATTCCTTTGGCTTGGACGACCAAGAATTCGTGGTCGCATTTGAAACTGACCATCCTGAAGATTTTCTTGACCTGGTGATGCATCTCCGTGAAGCTGAAGGAAGCCGCTATACCAAACGGGACATTCCGATCTTCACTTGCATCATGAAGAGCCTAAAAGAAATGGTTGATACTCTGGGCTAACCCCATTCGACACTCTTAGGCCAGCAAGATCCTTTGTCTCTTTGATCCTGTCTTCTAGTTTCTTTGTTCGAGGGAATCGGCAAGTCTTTTTCCACTTGCTCGAGTCCTATTCCCTCGATATCTTTCAATTCGACATGACTTCCCCCTCGAATTCCTTACCCTCAGACCTTCCACGCCCATCTCCAATGGGAGCCACATTATCCGCCTTCCTACCCGGACTCGGACAACTTTATCGAGGACATACCACTCACACGGCCTGGGTCTTTTTGGCGGGAGGACTTTTAATATGCATGACCTGGGGATTGGGATTTGTCGGGGGCCTTGGGAGCCAAATATTTTTCGCGATGTTGATCATCCTGCCTTGGTGGTGCAACCAAGCCTATGCAGCCTATCTGCCTCACCCCTCAAGCCAATTCCGAGCATTCCGCACCGCTTGGGAACGTGCCCATGACATTCGATATCTCGGTGGACTTTTTCTCGTCACCGCCATCACCGATCTCTACATCATTTTGGTGAATCCTGATTACCAGTTGTCGGTGTTTTGCGAAAAACCTTCTGGAGTTCCTGGTTTTTTCGCGAAAGCTCAATCTCCGGCGCTTCATGTGGCCATCGGCTACGGATTTCTTAATCTTCGACGTTGGTCATTTTTTGTCTACTTAGTCTATGCCGGTTTTGGGCTTCTCAATGCGACGACCAATTTTGCTTGCTTTGGATTTGGCCGAATTCGAACCGTTTTCTTCATTTCATTGGTAGTCTTTACGGCCTACGTGATTTGGCGTAGACATTGTTTTCCCGTAACCCATTGATGCTTCTCAAAAAACCTCTCCTGAGACCCACACTTTTTTTGACAGACTCGCTGCAGGTATGCTATCCCCAAAATGGTCTAGGAATGGGAATCACCATGGAACAAACGCCAGAACAAGAAAAGGATATTTTGTTTGCCACCAGGGATAAAGATGGTGCCGTAACCCTCTATGCCGATGAAGAATGGGCCATTGAACGAGGTGCCGATCCATCAAATCTCCATATGGTCGAAATCCCTCGAGAGTTATATGCCAAAGGGACTATCCAAGAAGTTCGGGAGTTTGTCGCTTCCTATCTGGAAGAACAGCAAGAACAATCCTCTTAACAATACCGAGCACTGTAGATAATGACCACTACGACACAAACCTTCTCTATTCCCAAAGAAGACATCCAAGCAGCTATTGATTCGCTCAGCGTTCAAAATCGAACGATGATTCGGTTATTGCTCCTCCAGTACCAAAATTTGGAAAAAGAGGATATTGAATATATGGCCACAGACCAACCGGATTCCCGGTTCATGGCCGGCGGTCAGCCCACGGTTAAACCCTCCATTGGGGAGGCCATTCGGGAAGTGGGTGCCCGTGCAGAACAATACAGAAAGCTCTTTCGTCAAAAACGAGAACGTCCATCCCTACAGATTGAATGTCTCAAGAAACAGATGGCACTGACGGATTCAGCCATTCGGGCAGCAGAAGGGTTACTCACAGATAGATTTCACGTGGACCCGGTGACAATCAAAGAACGGAAAAAGGCCGCAATTTCCGCCCTGCCAAAACCGGAGATTCGCCGACTCAACAAAGCCTGGGATCTTGATGAAATTTCCGAAGAAGATTATCAAACCACCAGACTCCTGATTGAATATCAGACCTTACTCCGCCGTAAAGAACGTCAACAACGGCGCCTGAATTTCGCCCAGAACGAATTTGAACATTCGGGACTCAGCCCTTTACAAGACCATGAAATTGCTCATATCTGGGGCATTCCACTTGGAAGTTTATCTGGACGAAAAGTGAAGGCCATGCATAATTATTTAACGACCCTGCAGAGCCGCCTCGAAGCAGCCAATGCTATGCCAGACCCCATTGAGGGCCGTCCCGATTTGTGGCGTGAGACCATTCGAACGCTATCTCAACAACCCGTAGAACGGTCAGTGGTCAGTTTTATTGCAGGAATTGAACGAACAGAAGAACTGCTCCTTGAAAAACTCAAGACCCTCGCCGAAGGGGAAATGCCGGAAGAATTGGAATCCAGCTTTTGGCAACTCATCGCTAGAATCCACGATTCCGAACATAGTGGTCCTTGGAGCAATCATGCTCGATCCATCTTCGCCCTCCAACGGTTATCAGCCACATTGTCTGATCTCGATCCGACCCTTGAAGAATTCGAGGACACTCTTTTGAAAATCATCACTCCGCAGGCCAAAGGTGAAGCCTTGCCGGCCCCTGAGCAACAAGAAAAAGAAGTAGAACTTGGAGAACAGGCACTAGGGGTCTTAAATGCCTTTATCGGAGAAATTGACGACAAACGCTCTGGATAGGCTTCGCGTATTTTCCCCCTTTGCTTTCATTTTCCCCCGCATCATGTTTGCGTGCCAAAACACGTGAACAGTACAACACTCCATGGATGCCACCTGAGCACAAAATTACCTATTGATAGAATTTAAATGAAAAATATTAACTTTTAAGGAGAGGGATTAAATAGGATGTCCAAGAAATAGATTCCAAGTAGGCTGCTTTCACAGTTTCCACTTCCACACCGTGACATAACACGGTATCCCAATCGCCACGCTCGTAGGCCAGAACACATTCCAAAGTGCGCCCCAAAACTCCCTCTTGTTTCAACAAGGCCTTTCGAATATCTGTGTCGAGAGGGAGAATGGAAATAATGTCATTCATCGGTTGATCCAGGAGCCCATCCAGAATTGAAAAAAGCCCAACGGTAAAATAATGATCTACTTCTTGAACATGATGAGCCAAGGCCAGCTGCTCACACATCCTTGCGCGGACGATACCGGTTACAAGCAACTCTACGGGTTTGTCTTCGATTCTCGTCAGCATCAGCAAACTGGCCCACGTCCGAAGCCGATTGGTACCAACCATGGATATGGCCTGATCAAGAGAATCAATGTATTTGGGCATTTCAAAATACGCAGCATTGATGTACCGCAATACTTGGGCCCCAAGGGAAAGATCCTTTTGAATCATGCGCTCTAACTGCGAGAGGCCAAGAGTCGGCTCTTGAAGCTTCGTCAAAAGGGCCAGGACCGCCATTCGATTAGCCGGCATGGGTTTTGCTGAAATCACCTTTGGCTTACAAAAAAAGTATCCTTGAAAATAGTCAAATCCTAAATCACAACAAAATTCAAATTCTTCATAGGTTTCAACTTTTTCTGCCAACAATTTCACTGGGTATTCCCGAAGAATCTCCACATGGTCTGAGACAGTTTTCTTGTCGAGCTGCAATACATCCACCTTGATAATATCCGCCAACTCCACCAGTGGTTTCAACGAGTCGTGATACACAAAATCATCCAACGCAATGCGATACCCCAGCGTTGACAGTCGCCGAAGAGCTTCCATCAATTCGTGGTCCATGCCCATATTTTCAAGGACTTCCAGGACCACCCGATCTTTTGGAAGAGCCATGCAATAGCCCCCGAGCACAAAATCCCTAGTCAAATTTATAAATGCCAAATGGTGATCAACAATAGAATCAAGGCCAATTTCTACAAAGGTATTAAGCATCACCTGAGCTGTGGCCGCATCCCCATCCGTAAAGGAGGCGCGATTGACTTCATTGTTTCGAAACAGTAATTCGTAGGCGAACACATCAAGCGACCGCCCATAAATCGGCTGACGCCCGACAAAGGCCACATGGGCATCCACATCTTTGGGGTGAACGACAATTTCAGTCATCTATACACTCCTGAACCCATCATTTGAGAAATTGGCATTCTTAATAGATTACCAACAAATTTCGATTGTTACTAATTGTTACTATATGATGAATCAATCTACTTTATTTCCTTTTTTGTTGTTCCATTATACGGGATTTGATGAATTTTGGCGGTACGCTATTTACAGCAAACATTTGCCCTGCAGTTAAAGCCCTATTTGTCGATTCTTAACATTCTCCAAACCCGAGAATTAGAAGGACAAATTTTCAGGAAGATTTGTCCCACCGCCCTACCCTATGATATAGAACGGGGAGCTGGCCAGATTCAGTTTCTTCAACAGACATATCACGTTGGCGGTGTAGCTCAGGTGGTAGAGCAGCGGACTCATAAGCCGCGGGCCGGGGGTTCGAGACCCTCCACCGCCACCATTTCTTCTCCTGACTGTATTAGACGAAAAATTTGAGCGGGACAATAAAGAGACGGTGTGGCCTTGCGCGCCTCATTTATTTTTCTGAGTGAATTTATGATGGGAAGAGGTAGTAAGGAACTAAATCTTGCCTGAGAAATCTAGGTGGAACGGCCAGAATAAATATACTCAAAAACCTCTTTAGGAACATGCTGAGGCCGAAGACTATGGACAATGGCGAGTTCTCCCTCATTAGTCAAATCGACGACTCTCGCCTCTTTTCGAGGGGTCTGAGGGGAACAAATCATGACACAGGGCTTCGTTCGCTCCTCAGAATTTACCCCGGTGACCAAGCCGACCGAACCATTAGTTAATTCAACCAAACTTCCCGGAGGATACACCCCAAGGGCTCGAACCATATAGACAACCACTTCTTCAGACAATTCTGCCTTGCTACTTATGGAATTGTCATCCTCTCCACCATCCTGAGCAGTTCCTACGGAAGCGGCTTCCTCATTCAACATCGTCTCAATGGAGTCACTCACCGCCATGAGCTTTTCAACGATATAATGATCATATAGGTACGATAAAGCTTCAGCAGGAGTAAAATTTTTGGAGGGATCAGGTTGATGACATAAATGGTCGTACTCATCGGCCGCCATGATGATTTTGGCAAAGAATGAAATGTCATCCCCCTTTAACCCTAAGGGAAATCCAGACCCATCTAACCGTTCATGATGTTGGTAGATGGCTTGGACCGTAGACGCGGGGATTGAGGGAAATCTTTCGACCGCAGCTTTTCCTAATTCAGATTGCCTCAGCCAGTCTTGCTGTTCGGCTTTCGTCAAACCCGATCGCTTCATCCGCAGCATTACAGGAAAATTCTGTTTTCCAATATCATGCAGAAGTGCGGCAAGAGCCAAAGCATACAACTCGTCATCGTTAAGGTCATATTCCTTCCCCACCAACAAGGATACGATACACACATTAAGCGAATGAGCTAAAAATGGATCCTCTGCCTGCGTGGAAGTCAAAATATCAATCATAGCCATACTTGTTTCAGGTTTACTCAATGAATGGATAAGAGTGGAGACGACTTGATCGGCCGATTTGATTCCAGCAGCATGCCCATCACTGATTCTTTTCAATGCAATTTTGGTTTGAGCCACTACCTGTTGATATAAATAAGCGGCTTTTTGTAATTCTGCGCCATGGTCCTGACATGCCTGAATTTGACCTATCCGAATCTCTTCCTGTTTCTGCTCCTCCGCAGCTTGCACCACCTCCCTAGGTACGGATTCAGGACTATCCGGACCATCTTTAACTTCGCTGCCCTCTTCTGGGTCCGACAAGTCAGGATCATAAAATATCTTAACTTTGGGAATAGCCTTAAGGGTTTTTATTTCTTTTGCGGAGGTAATTTTAAACTTACTTTTGGCAAATGGATGGTTCCACCAAGAACATTCTAACTTAATGTATAATCCAATTCGCAGTTCATTGAGAGGCATTGGAATAAAAGGCATTCGTCAGAACCTCACTGTATCAATTGAAGAAAGAGCTCCAGCCCTATTCAAAAATCCCATGTATATTTTGGACTTAGCAATACTATAGTTGCCGTGTTTCCTGACGACATTTCGGTCCCACGAGAATTCTCTTAGGGGTTTTTCGGATGACAAACCTCAAAACTTCAGAGATAGCACCATTTTTTTTGTTAAATTGTTTTCCTTTGATGCGAGTGGCGAGGTGTTCTGACTTTATATTCAACTTGTTCAGGAAGACAATTTTTAAAAATTATCGAACTCCGAGCCTGGCATTGAAACGTCGACTTTTTGTGGAAAATCGCTGAATTTTCAAATGCCTGCATCAAAACAATTTCGCACGGATTGAATAGATCTCTACCAAATGGCCACATTTGGGAGAAAATATGTGCATCATGACCAATGGGGTTTAGATCTATGGAGATAGACCGAAACTAAAGAGAAGAGGAGGATCGCATTATAACGTCCACCGGCTTACGAGTAGAAGAACTTCACGCCGGAGACTTAAGTATTCTCCAGAATTCGGATCATAAATAAAATGGAATCCCTCTTATTGAATTGGACAATCTCATCCCTTCCTCGTACGGAGTTTCACCCCCGTGGCCTATAAACTTCTTGAGAATCTCGACGAACTCCGAATCGGAATGTACGTGAAGCTCGATTGCTCCTGGTGGGCTCACCCTTTCGCCACTAGCCGATTCAAAATTGCCTCCCAGCAGGATATTGAAACCATCCGCGGCATCCGAAGACTCAAGCTCTATATTGATCAAGACCTTTCTGACCCCCCTGCCGTCGAAGAACCCGAACCAGAAAATCTTGAATCTCTCGAGATACCCCCCATTTTTGCGAGTGAAGAGTTTCTAGAAGAAGACCCACTCCTGGTCTTTGAGAATGATGAGGAACAGGAAGAGGAGCCAATCCAATTGATGGAGGCTCCAGACCCTGAAGAAATAAAGAAAAATCGAAAACAGCTCTACCACGAACGACGGACGCATCTCAAAAAAGTTGAAGATGCCTATTGGAAAGTCCTAGGCAAAAGCAAAGATATATTTAAGCGTATCGGCACCGGACACCATGCCGCTGTGAAAAATGCGGTTCAATTAGTTGCAAATGTCGAATCGGTGTTAAAACATGAACAAGCCACCATGACGTTGATGGACATTGTCAGTTCCACCGGGATGGCAGAAGGACTGTCTTCTCATGCCCTGAATGTCTGCATTATGTCACAAATCATCGGGAAGGAGATGGGCTTGAGCTCAGATGAACTTCACATGTTGGGCCTTGGCGCCCTTTTTCATGACATGGGCAAGCGAATGCTCCCAATGAAAGTGAAATTTCATGCGACAGGGATCACCATGGAGCCTGACCAAGAATCCATTAAGCTTCACCCTGAAAAAGGGAAAGAATTGATGGAAAAGTTTAAGGATTTTCCACCACAAAGTCTTGAGGCCATTGTTCAGCATCATGAACGGCTTGACGGATCTGGATACCCACAAGGATTAACGAAAGACCAAATATCCCTTTGGGCCCAAATCGTGATGGTAGCCGACGAATACGATGAACTCTGCAATGCCGCGGAAATTGAAAAAAGCCTAACCCCGCATGAGGCCCTGTCTCAATTATATCGATACGTGGATTCGAATCAGCAAAAATTTTCCAAAGATGTCATTCTAACGCTAATTCGAACAATGACAGTCTTTCCTCCTGGCACCCTGGTTGAATTATCCGATGGAACGATTGGCCAGGTCATTAGTGTCAATTTGAAGAATCCCACACGGCCGCTCTTACTCTCTTCTCATTTTGAAGGTACCAGACAAGAAGCCCTTATGATTGACCTTTCCGAAGAAATAAATCTCACCATTACTCAAAGCCTTCGTCCCAAAGATGTTCCCTCAAAAATTTTGGAATTTCTGAGCCCTCGCCGCAACAGCATATTTATTCACCAAGCGGAAAACGTTCCCCAGTTAGCTTCAAAAAAACTGACGTAAACTCCAGCAGTGAACTAGACTCCCCCTTCTTATGTAGCCTCGCCAGACTCTGCATAATATGCATCTAGTAAATGTCCCCTCTTTTCTTCCATCACCACGAGTTGGCGTTGGTCTAAGGTATTCGCCCAGTATAAATAGGCCAACTGTCCTGCACAGCGCCCTCGTTCAACATGATATTGCTGACCATCAGTATTGGTGTGAGTCGTTTCATGGAGAAGGACTCGTCCCGCAAGTTGTTGCCAAACATTTTGTGCACAGGCCGAATGATTTTCATACAATGGGGTCATATTGGGATCCGCAGAATCTTTCAGCCCCCATATTTTCCTCACAGCCTGTTCAAAAGCCGTCTCTTGATATTCTTGATTACTAAGCTCGTCCATAAGACTTTGCAAAAGTTTCTCATCCCCTTCACTTCCGACGAGCACTCCAGAAAAAAGTCCTGGAACTAGGATTCGCCCGCACATGAGCCCAGAGGCATTCCGACAGATTTGCCATTGACATTCCAGAACACCCATCTGAATTTTAATGGGTTCTTCCGAAGATCCAAGATGGGTAAAGGTTGACCAGATCAGTTCGGCATGATTACCCAGACATCGATAGATCCCTCCTAAAGGCTCCACAAAAGGACTCTCATCGAAAGGATATGAAGAGGTTTCAATAGTCAAAGAATACAACGGGCCATCGCGAAGTTGTTCTCCAAATGAGGTATAGCAAAGATATGCTGGCTCTTGTTCATTCCCCAATCCACGCGAAGTTAACGCCCGTTGAAAGAGGACACGACGCCCAAGATGACTGGCTTTTTCGAATATGAGCAATCGTCCCATTGGACTCAGTCTGGCTAACAACCAATCCAATCGCTCGCCAATTCCGGTCCGTGCCTCATAACGGCTCTGACGTTCGGTATCATCCTCACGCTCAAAATTGTGCCAAGATCGGCTTGGCAAACCCGGATCTGTTTCAGACTGAAAAAGCGCCTGCGTAGAAATAATTACATCATATGTTCCTGGCACATCGTCTAGCGGGATAATCGCCGATTGGAAAGAGACATTGTGCAACTGAAAAACCTGACTTTGTTGCTGCGCCACGGCAATAGATTGTGAAGAA
This window encodes:
- a CDS encoding chlorite dismutase family protein, with amino-acid sequence MAEGKEPAKRQFVNFSYHKVDPAWRRLPQDEREAGKQEFIRAVEEFTGKVIIVPYTTVGIRGDCDFLLWRISYDLELFQEQMTKILSSGLGKYLTTPYSYLSMTKRSVYVDNHVHEGQDSRRLKITPGRSKYIFVYPFEKTREWYLLTKAARQGMMDEHIEIGHKYPSVKLNTTYSFGLDDQEFVVAFETDHPEDFLDLVMHLREAEGSRYTKRDIPIFTCIMKSLKEMVDTLG
- a CDS encoding EAL and HDOD domain-containing protein, whose protein sequence is MTEIVVHPKDVDAHVAFVGRQPIYGRSLDVFAYELLFRNNEVNRASFTDGDAATAQVMLNTFVEIGLDSIVDHHLAFINLTRDFVLGGYCMALPKDRVVLEVLENMGMDHELMEALRRLSTLGYRIALDDFVYHDSLKPLVELADIIKVDVLQLDKKTVSDHVEILREYPVKLLAEKVETYEEFEFCCDLGFDYFQGYFFCKPKVISAKPMPANRMAVLALLTKLQEPTLGLSQLERMIQKDLSLGAQVLRYINAAYFEMPKYIDSLDQAISMVGTNRLRTWASLLMLTRIEDKPVELLVTGIVRARMCEQLALAHHVQEVDHYFTVGLFSILDGLLDQPMNDIISILPLDTDIRKALLKQEGVLGRTLECVLAYERGDWDTVLCHGVEVETVKAAYLESISWTSYLIPLLKS
- a CDS encoding HD-GYP domain-containing protein, whose product is MPFIPMPLNELRIGLYIKLECSWWNHPFAKSKFKITSAKEIKTLKAIPKVKIFYDPDLSDPEEGSEVKDGPDSPESVPREVVQAAEEQKQEEIRIGQIQACQDHGAELQKAAYLYQQVVAQTKIALKRISDGHAAGIKSADQVVSTLIHSLSKPETSMAMIDILTSTQAEDPFLAHSLNVCIVSLLVGKEYDLNDDELYALALAALLHDIGKQNFPVMLRMKRSGLTKAEQQDWLRQSELGKAAVERFPSIPASTVQAIYQHHERLDGSGFPLGLKGDDISFFAKIIMAADEYDHLCHQPDPSKNFTPAEALSYLYDHYIVEKLMAVSDSIETMLNEEAASVGTAQDGGEDDNSISSKAELSEEVVVYMVRALGVYPPGSLVELTNGSVGLVTGVNSEERTKPCVMICSPQTPRKEARVVDLTNEGELAIVHSLRPQHVPKEVFEYIYSGRST
- a CDS encoding HD-GYP domain-containing protein, with protein sequence MAYKLLENLDELRIGMYVKLDCSWWAHPFATSRFKIASQQDIETIRGIRRLKLYIDQDLSDPPAVEEPEPENLESLEIPPIFASEEFLEEDPLLVFENDEEQEEEPIQLMEAPDPEEIKKNRKQLYHERRTHLKKVEDAYWKVLGKSKDIFKRIGTGHHAAVKNAVQLVANVESVLKHEQATMTLMDIVSSTGMAEGLSSHALNVCIMSQIIGKEMGLSSDELHMLGLGALFHDMGKRMLPMKVKFHATGITMEPDQESIKLHPEKGKELMEKFKDFPPQSLEAIVQHHERLDGSGYPQGLTKDQISLWAQIVMVADEYDELCNAAEIEKSLTPHEALSQLYRYVDSNQQKFSKDVILTLIRTMTVFPPGTLVELSDGTIGQVISVNLKNPTRPLLLSSHFEGTRQEALMIDLSEEINLTITQSLRPKDVPSKILEFLSPRRNSIFIHQAENVPQLASKKLT
- a CDS encoding methyltransferase domain-containing protein, with the translated sequence MSVEARLAEHLAKWGLREFFHEDDYYAWQRKSLPSQVLSRLNDLSVKRQGGTDAEADCQFYDLASSSTILPILYSQRFNYFRAVGATISQYLKPGQTVLDFGCGVGILTTWYASLFPDCIFMGVDRSSQSIAVAQQQSQVFQLHNVSFQSAIIPLDDVPGTYDVIISTQALFQSETDPGLPSRSWHNFEREDDTERQSRYEARTGIGERLDWLLARLSPMGRLLIFEKASHLGRRVLFQRALTSRGLGNEQEPAYLCYTSFGEQLRDGPLYSLTIETSSYPFDESPFVEPLGGIYRCLGNHAELIWSTFTHLGSSEEPIKIQMGVLECQWQICRNASGLMCGRILVPGLFSGVLVGSEGDEKLLQSLMDELSNQEYQETAFEQAVRKIWGLKDSADPNMTPLYENHSACAQNVWQQLAGRVLLHETTHTNTDGQQYHVERGRCAGQLAYLYWANTLDQRQLVVMEEKRGHLLDAYYAESGEAT